Proteins encoded within one genomic window of bacterium:
- a CDS encoding permease-like cell division protein FtsX, translated as MKIRFYLEELVHIFKKSISDFIFLAVIYFLTLLIFSSLTQFYVYLSGLQNESFKVSFMKVFFEDGANPEVINTIKAYAEHLSAVDKVVYVSKEMAKAEFAERFPKYSGLLSIFQESPFPQNIELRFNEKSLGGDLINDLTDFFSRFPFVSNVQHNYTSALKIYKLRKSMLLAGFWLFVSFLILYIPLNLSFMRSIFGREKKLFDLVEYLGYEKRGLEITFVVASAIPLVLVSILILAVFNQISKMLHIPLYPVYLLLLFFLLLQLIFSVDVLEK; from the coding sequence TTGAAAATTAGATTCTATCTTGAAGAACTTGTTCACATTTTTAAAAAGTCAATCAGTGACTTTATCTTCCTTGCTGTAATTTACTTCCTTACCCTTTTAATTTTTTCCAGCCTTACACAGTTTTACGTCTACCTTTCGGGTCTTCAGAATGAATCCTTTAAGGTTAGTTTCATGAAAGTATTTTTTGAAGACGGGGCAAATCCTGAGGTTATTAATACGATCAAAGCCTATGCAGAGCATCTTTCCGCGGTGGATAAGGTGGTCTATGTCAGTAAAGAAATGGCAAAGGCTGAATTTGCCGAACGTTTCCCCAAGTATTCTGGCCTTCTTTCAATATTCCAGGAGAGTCCATTTCCACAAAATATTGAGTTAAGATTTAACGAAAAGAGCCTTGGAGGCGATTTGATCAACGACCTAACAGACTTCTTTTCCAGATTCCCTTTTGTCTCCAATGTACAGCATAATTACACATCTGCTTTAAAGATTTACAAACTAAGAAAATCTATGCTTCTTGCAGGATTCTGGCTCTTTGTCTCCTTTCTAATCCTTTACATTCCACTGAATCTTTCTTTCATGAGAAGTATCTTTGGAAGGGAAAAGAAGCTCTTTGACCTTGTAGAGTATCTTGGTTATGAAAAACGGGGGCTCGAAATAACTTTTGTTGTGGCTTCAGCAATACCCCTTGTTCTCGTTTCTATTTTAATATTAGCAGTTTTTAATCAGATCTCGAAGATGCTCCATATACCCCTCTATCCCGTTTACCTTCTTCTACTGTTTTTCCTTCTACTTCAATTAATTTTCAGCGTTGATGTGCTTGAAAAATGA
- the fmt gene encoding methionyl-tRNA formyltransferase, whose translation MKKREEFYWQNGGMNTIVSPYKWCFLGSGYYAREVLKELYYSNFKPNLVVTTPDKPAGRGRKATPNPVKDFVIDTGISLMEIGKINDPTTYEILKEKNFDFFVVCDFGKILKEPFLRIAKFPTLNIHPSLLPLYRGPAPIERALMDGVSMTGVTIIEMTMEVDAGPIVLSKEIPVTDDDTKGTLLEKLSKPIPEMLRKVFYGYFNNSVFPEPQSGMPTYAPKISKEELFISWHEPAIKIFNRVRALSPVPGARTYLEGELVKIFKVKISNPVFPLAPGEIKVFASSLFVGTGDGILEIIELQPASKRIMLARDFVAGRRVDGKFFGSKEVLR comes from the coding sequence ATGAAGAAACGCGAAGAATTTTACTGGCAAAATGGAGGAATGAATACAATCGTTTCTCCTTATAAGTGGTGTTTTCTTGGCAGTGGATATTATGCTCGTGAGGTTCTGAAAGAGCTATATTATTCAAATTTTAAGCCGAATCTTGTGGTTACAACGCCTGATAAACCTGCGGGCCGTGGAAGAAAAGCAACTCCAAATCCCGTGAAGGATTTTGTTATCGATACCGGAATCAGCTTGATGGAAATCGGGAAAATAAATGATCCCACTACCTATGAGATTTTAAAAGAAAAAAATTTTGATTTTTTTGTGGTTTGTGACTTTGGTAAGATTTTAAAGGAGCCTTTTTTAAGGATTGCGAAGTTTCCCACTCTTAATATACATCCATCTCTTCTTCCTCTCTATAGAGGCCCTGCTCCCATTGAAAGAGCTTTAATGGATGGAGTGAGTATGACAGGGGTTACAATAATTGAAATGACCATGGAAGTTGACGCAGGTCCGATTGTGTTGAGTAAGGAAATTCCTGTAACGGATGACGATACAAAGGGGACATTACTGGAAAAACTTTCAAAACCTATTCCAGAAATGTTGAGAAAAGTCTTTTACGGATACTTTAATAATAGTGTTTTCCCAGAGCCACAAAGTGGGATGCCCACCTACGCCCCGAAAATCTCAAAAGAGGAACTTTTCATCTCTTGGCACGAACCTGCCATTAAAATTTTTAATCGTGTGAGAGCGTTATCACCTGTTCCTGGGGCGAGGACTTATTTGGAAGGTGAGCTGGTTAAAATTTTTAAAGTTAAAATTTCCAATCCTGTTTTTCCCTTGGCCCCGGGAGAAATTAAAGTTTTTGCAAGCAGTCTTTTTGTAGGTACAGGAGATGGAATACTGGAAATAATTGAGTTACAGCCAGCGAGTAAAAGGATTATGCTGGCGAGGGATTTTGTTGCAGGAAGAAGAGTGGATGGTAAATTTTTTGGATCAAAGGAGGTCTTAAGATGA
- a CDS encoding D-glycerate dehydrogenase yields the protein MSRKKIFFTSNLVINVREYLEDFDVEVYDGEPPIPKEVLKEKVKDVDGLVVLLTDKIDSEILDNAPKLKIVANYAVGYDNIDIAECTRRRIVVTNTPDVLTDATAELAWALVFA from the coding sequence ATGTCCCGTAAAAAGATTTTTTTTACATCCAATCTCGTAATAAATGTGAGGGAATACCTTGAGGATTTTGATGTAGAAGTTTATGACGGGGAGCCACCTATCCCGAAGGAAGTTTTAAAGGAAAAGGTAAAGGATGTAGATGGACTGGTAGTCCTCCTCACTGATAAAATCGACTCAGAGATTCTTGACAACGCTCCGAAACTCAAGATAGTGGCAAATTATGCTGTAGGATATGATAATATAGATATAGCAGAATGTACACGGCGCAGAATTGTTGTTACCAATACCCCCGATGTGCTTACTGATGCCACCGCTGAACTTGCCTGGGCACTTGTTTTTGC
- the sucC gene encoding ADP-forming succinate--CoA ligase subunit beta, with amino-acid sequence MKLLEYASKEVLSKYGVPVKKNKLCKSLDEVKSVLDEFAFPIVVKAQVPVGGRGKAGGIKVAKNKEEAVQVASQILNMEIKGLPVKKVLVEEAARIKEELYVGIVLDRGSKRNVVMVSKEGGVEIEEVARTNPEAIVKLPLHPYLGLQDYEAKYLAFKLSDNPDVAKRIQSFIKALYRLYVETDAQLAEINPLVVEEDGNVIALDAKIIIDDNALYRHPELEALRDMDYENPEELEAKAKGLSFVKLDGNIGCCVNGAGLAMATMDVIKLYGGEPANFLDVGGSSSPEKIKNAMELILRDKRVKAVYINIFGGITRCDDVATGLVQAYKELNITLPIVIRLTGTNEDKAREILNKSGLPLYGVSGMAEGAKLVSELASK; translated from the coding sequence ATGAAACTGTTGGAATATGCCTCTAAGGAGGTCCTTTCTAAGTATGGAGTACCGGTGAAAAAGAATAAATTGTGCAAAAGCTTGGATGAAGTTAAGTCTGTTTTAGATGAGTTCGCCTTTCCGATAGTAGTAAAAGCCCAAGTTCCCGTTGGTGGAAGGGGAAAAGCGGGAGGTATTAAGGTTGCAAAGAACAAAGAAGAAGCGGTGCAGGTTGCTTCTCAAATTCTTAATATGGAGATTAAAGGGTTGCCTGTCAAAAAGGTTCTTGTTGAAGAAGCGGCCAGAATTAAAGAGGAGCTTTATGTAGGTATTGTACTTGATAGGGGAAGTAAGAGAAACGTTGTGATGGTTTCAAAGGAAGGTGGAGTTGAAATTGAAGAGGTTGCGAGAACTAATCCAGAAGCCATTGTTAAACTTCCACTTCATCCATATCTGGGCCTTCAAGATTATGAAGCAAAATATTTAGCTTTCAAACTATCTGATAATCCAGATGTTGCAAAAAGAATTCAATCTTTTATTAAAGCTTTATACCGGCTCTATGTGGAGACCGATGCTCAGTTGGCTGAAATAAACCCGTTGGTAGTAGAAGAAGATGGTAATGTGATTGCGCTCGACGCGAAGATTATTATAGATGATAATGCCCTATACAGACACCCAGAACTTGAAGCCTTGAGAGATATGGATTATGAAAATCCTGAGGAGCTGGAAGCGAAGGCGAAGGGACTGTCCTTCGTTAAACTTGACGGAAATATCGGTTGCTGTGTTAACGGGGCTGGCCTTGCTATGGCTACTATGGATGTGATTAAACTTTATGGTGGGGAGCCGGCCAATTTTCTCGATGTTGGAGGGAGCTCAAGCCCTGAAAAGATTAAAAATGCCATGGAACTTATCCTTAGAGACAAGCGGGTGAAGGCTGTTTATATAAACATCTTTGGAGGGATTACAAGATGTGATGATGTGGCAACGGGTCTTGTGCAGGCTTACAAGGAGTTGAACATAACCTTACCAATAGTAATTAGGCTTACAGGGACTAATGAAGACAAGGCGAGGGAGATTCTTAACAAGTCTGGGCTTCCATTGTATGGTGTTTCAGGTATGGCAGAAGGAGCTAAGTTGGTTAGTGAGCTTGCCTCCAAATGA
- a CDS encoding peptidoglycan DD-metalloendopeptidase family protein, producing MQKWSLKLKIFFPTTKRREIEITFRPWALKLFSAFLILGVCAFGFALYRYLSLEIDYHKSLILEKENTTLKKEIKALRNKTVRLDKMLAELLQQNNRLRAAVGLDPVPKEIALMGMGGNIEELPVVEKDEKKYVEQEIERLLNLANFQLQSFSEIAKKFEEDQRIRDHTPTIIPAAGYFTSGFGMRRDPFTGLPAFHEGIDISAPPGTPVVAPASGVVTTVRWDRGYGLWVEIDHGLGVKTRYAHLLRARVSPGQYVKRGDVIAYVGNSGRSTAPHLHYEVRVNDKPVNPVNYIIPAGVYYD from the coding sequence ATGCAAAAGTGGTCTTTGAAGTTAAAAATCTTTTTCCCAACAACAAAGCGCAGGGAAATCGAAATTACATTCCGACCGTGGGCGTTGAAATTGTTTTCTGCTTTTTTAATTCTTGGGGTTTGCGCCTTTGGCTTTGCCCTTTACAGGTATTTGAGTCTTGAGATTGATTACCACAAAAGTTTAATCTTAGAAAAGGAAAATACCACTTTGAAAAAAGAGATAAAAGCACTTAGAAATAAAACAGTACGTCTTGATAAGATGCTTGCCGAGCTTTTACAGCAAAATAACAGGCTCAGGGCTGCCGTAGGACTTGACCCTGTGCCCAAAGAGATTGCCCTTATGGGTATGGGTGGAAACATTGAAGAATTGCCTGTTGTAGAGAAAGACGAGAAAAAGTATGTAGAACAGGAGATTGAAAGACTTCTTAATTTAGCTAATTTTCAACTTCAAAGTTTTTCTGAAATAGCAAAGAAATTTGAAGAAGATCAGAGGATCAGGGATCATACGCCAACGATTATCCCAGCTGCTGGATATTTTACTTCTGGCTTTGGTATGAGAAGGGATCCCTTTACAGGCCTTCCCGCTTTCCATGAGGGTATTGATATCTCTGCTCCGCCGGGGACTCCTGTGGTTGCACCTGCTTCGGGAGTTGTCACCACTGTAAGGTGGGATCGGGGATATGGTCTTTGGGTGGAAATTGACCATGGCCTCGGGGTAAAAACAAGGTATGCACACCTCTTAAGGGCAAGGGTTTCCCCCGGGCAATATGTTAAGAGGGGGGACGTCATTGCCTATGTGGGTAATAGTGGAAGGTCAACTGCTCCCCACCTGCATTACGAAGTTAGAGTAAATGATAAGCCGGTGAATCCTGTAAACTATATCATACCTGCAGGCGTTTATTACGATTAA
- the def gene encoding peptide deformylase has translation MVKPIKIFDDPVLRLRAEEIKDINSKEVFEIAGDLIETLKNQGGLGLAANQIGITKRVFVINSKELDFGSDYRIFLNPKIKYLEGLAVDEEGCLSIPGLYAEIGRPDYVEIEAIELKSNGKFKDLKIKVEGFLARVFLHEIDHLDGVLFVDYLDEETRRILLAKWRNEYNRFSL, from the coding sequence TTGGTTAAGCCTATCAAAATTTTTGACGACCCGGTTTTGAGATTAAGGGCAGAAGAAATCAAAGATATAAACAGTAAAGAAGTGTTTGAAATTGCTGGTGACCTCATCGAAACCCTTAAAAATCAGGGAGGACTTGGGCTTGCTGCTAACCAGATAGGGATAACAAAGAGAGTTTTTGTTATCAATTCAAAAGAACTAGATTTCGGTTCAGATTACAGGATATTCTTAAATCCTAAAATAAAATATTTGGAAGGGCTGGCGGTTGATGAAGAGGGGTGTCTCTCTATACCGGGTTTATATGCGGAAATAGGTCGGCCGGATTACGTCGAGATTGAGGCAATAGAACTTAAATCGAACGGTAAATTTAAGGATTTGAAAATTAAAGTGGAGGGCTTTCTTGCCAGGGTTTTTCTGCATGAGATAGACCATCTCGACGGTGTTCTTTTCGTAGACTATCTCGATGAAGAAACGCGAAGAATTTTACTGGCAAAATGGAGGAATGAATACAATCGTTTCTCCTTATAA
- the yajC gene encoding preprotein translocase subunit YajC has protein sequence MKSLIFEALSILLPGFLFAQQPQSGGSFLVSLLPLILIFVIFYLLLILPQSRYEKKRKEMLASLRKGDRVVTTGGIIGTIQKIDENVITLKVADNVNIKIEKQAVRAVLEKGGEE, from the coding sequence ATGAAAAGTTTAATATTTGAAGCACTCTCTATTCTTCTTCCTGGGTTTTTATTTGCCCAGCAGCCTCAAAGCGGAGGAAGTTTTCTCGTTTCTCTTCTTCCTCTTATTTTAATTTTTGTGATTTTCTACCTTCTTTTGATTTTACCACAGTCAAGATATGAGAAAAAGCGTAAAGAAATGTTGGCTTCATTGAGGAAAGGCGATAGGGTTGTAACCACGGGTGGAATAATTGGTACAATTCAGAAGATAGACGAAAACGTTATTACACTTAAAGTTGCTGATAATGTCAATATAAAGATTGAAAAGCAGGCGGTAAGGGCCGTCCTCGAGAAAGGAGGAGAGGAGTAA
- a CDS encoding ATP-binding cassette domain-containing protein — protein sequence MADKVEFEKVSVKFNERWYALSNVSFTIKRGDFVFFVGPTGAGKTTILRLIYGDIFPTDGEVRVDGYPLKRISKKKLLELRKGMGIVFQDLMLLEDRTVFENLALPVRLKGDEDVMKKVVLGLKDVGLTYKSNDFVSSLSRGEQQRLALARAMINDPDLLLADEPFSNLHASDIEWLIEKMKAYNELGVTILLSTHNIDVIAKVPKARVFRIEEGRLKIEN from the coding sequence ATGGCGGATAAAGTTGAATTTGAAAAGGTTTCTGTGAAATTCAATGAAAGATGGTATGCACTTAGTAATGTTTCATTCACAATCAAAAGGGGTGACTTCGTTTTCTTCGTGGGACCAACTGGGGCTGGAAAAACGACAATACTGAGGCTAATTTATGGAGACATATTTCCTACTGATGGAGAGGTGAGAGTGGATGGTTATCCTCTCAAAAGGATTAGCAAGAAAAAGCTCCTTGAATTGAGAAAGGGTATGGGAATTGTTTTTCAAGATTTGATGCTTCTTGAAGATCGGACTGTCTTTGAAAATCTTGCACTGCCAGTGAGATTGAAAGGTGATGAGGACGTGATGAAAAAAGTTGTTTTAGGACTAAAAGATGTTGGGCTTACTTATAAATCTAACGATTTTGTCTCTTCTCTTTCCCGTGGCGAACAGCAGAGGCTTGCCCTTGCAAGGGCAATGATTAACGATCCTGATCTATTGCTTGCCGATGAACCGTTTAGTAACCTTCATGCCAGTGACATTGAATGGCTGATTGAAAAGATGAAAGCTTACAACGAACTTGGAGTTACGATTTTGCTTTCAACTCACAATATTGACGTGATAGCGAAGGTTCCGAAAGCAAGGGTCTTCAGAATTGAAGAAGGGAGATTAAAAATTGAAAATTAG
- a CDS encoding D-glycerate dehydrogenase: VARRVVEAHKFVEKRLWRGWSPTLYLGLELRGKTLGVVGTGRIGQAFALKSSGFKMEVVYYNRRQNEVLEKELGAKRVELDELLKVSDVISLHLPLTPETYHLIGEREFNMMKPNAIFINTARGKIVDERALIKALKEKRIYGAGLDVFEFEPQVSEEFFELDNVVMLPHIGSATVEARTRMAELVIENLKAFFSGKVPPAVVNKEVYGG, translated from the coding sequence GTAGCAAGAAGAGTGGTGGAAGCTCACAAATTTGTAGAGAAGCGTTTATGGAGAGGATGGTCTCCAACACTATACCTGGGACTTGAGCTCAGGGGTAAGACCCTTGGTGTTGTTGGTACAGGCAGAATAGGTCAGGCCTTTGCCCTAAAGTCTTCGGGTTTCAAAATGGAGGTGGTCTATTATAACAGAAGACAAAACGAGGTACTGGAAAAGGAGTTGGGTGCGAAAAGGGTTGAACTCGATGAATTGTTGAAGGTATCTGATGTTATTTCCCTTCACTTACCACTTACACCTGAAACCTATCACCTAATTGGCGAAAGGGAATTTAACATGATGAAACCCAATGCGATTTTCATTAATACCGCAAGAGGAAAAATAGTGGATGAAAGGGCTCTAATAAAAGCCCTTAAGGAGAAGCGTATTTATGGAGCAGGACTTGATGTTTTTGAGTTTGAGCCACAGGTTTCTGAAGAGTTTTTTGAGCTTGATAACGTTGTGATGCTTCCTCACATTGGAAGTGCGACCGTTGAGGCAAGAACACGAATGGCTGAGCTGGTGATTGAAAATTTGAAAGCTTTTTTCAGTGGTAAAGTTCCCCCTGCTGTTGTAAATAAGGAGGTCTATGGCGGATAA